In the genome of Theropithecus gelada isolate Dixy chromosome 19, Tgel_1.0, whole genome shotgun sequence, the window GGAAACCAACCTGCCCTTGAATATTAACATCCTGACAACTTCATCATCCATCAACCACTGCACGCCTGCGGGGACTGTCTTCCTCGTGTGGACGATTGGCAACTCGCCCCCCTtgacctctccctctcccctgtcCCTCCGCTGCCTTGCTCTGCTGTCTCTAAAGAGAGTCACACCCCAAAGCCTCTTTATTCTTTTCGGTATGTTATCATTCACACTTTTATTACCTTGTTTTCATTTAATTGAGATGATTTTGATGCCCTGAGACGTATTATGAGTTTGCGGTTTGGCACTCTGATGCTCCGTGGCATCGGCCTCGTTTTATGGTTTGCTTTCGGTTTGCCTATTTTATTTGGTCCCGTAGATACGTACGCATGGTTTATCGCCCTGCATGCTTTTCAGAGTTAGACCTGTCGGTGGCATATGCTACCGTGGCCACCTGCTGGCAGCTTACCTGTCCTGGATGCTATGACTTTGCTGAACGGAGCTGCTCCTGTTAGCGCGCCCTGTGGCTGCGAGACGCAGCTCCGCAGTGGCCGATAAAGCAAACCCGGCCGGGCTGAGCCGGGCCTTGTGGGGGGTGGGTGCGGGGTTGGGGCTGACGGGGAGATGTGCGGGGCGGGCGGCAGGCGACTCAGGCCCTGTCCCTGGGCTTTTGAAGGCGTCTACGGCGACGTGCAGCGCGTGAAGATCCTGTTCAATAAGAAGGAGAACGCCCTGGTGCAGATGGCGGACGGCAACCAGGCCCAGCTGGGTAAGAGGCCGGGCCGGCCCTGGGGGCGGTGGGGGCAGGGGCTGCCTTCCCTCTCGGGCGCCTGGTCACACGGGTGCTGCTGTCCCCAGCCATGAGCCACCTGAATGGGCACAAACTGCACGGGAAGCCCATCCGCATCACACTGTCAAAGCACCAGAACGTGCAGCTGCCCCGCGAGGGCCAGGAGGACCAGGGCCTGACCAAGGACTATGGCAACTCACCCCTGCACCGCTTCAAGAAGCCGGGCTCCAAGAACTTCCAGAACATATTCCCGCCTTCAGCCACGCTGCACCTCTCCAACATCCCGTGAGTGCTGGTGGGGGGCGGGCACGGGGCCGGGCCAGGGCTCTGCGTGGCTGTCCTGCCGCGTCGGCCTGTGAACTGCAATTTCCAGAGTGCAGGTCGGACACCTCTTAGCCCAAACCTGAAGTACAGCGAGGCCTGAAGCTTGAGCCGGGGGATGCTCGAGGGAGGGATCGTTGGACTTGGAAGGGTTTGGTTTTTTGGCTTTTAGGGGATGCTCCGCTGTGAGAATGTAGAatgcacacatttatttatttttattttttgagacggagtcgtgctctgttgtcctggctggagtacagtggaaggatctcggttcactgcatcctctgcctctcgggttcaaagtgattgtcctgcctcagcttccggagtagctgggactacaggcgcccacccccatgcctggctaattttcttatttttagtagagacgggggtttcaccatattggccaggctggtctccaactcctgacctcatgatctgcccgcctcggcctcccaaaatgctggggttacaggcgtgagccactgtgcctggccacgtttatttaatcttcttttttgagatggagtctggctctgtcgcccgggctggagtgcaggggcacaatcttggctcactgcaagctccgcctcccaggttcacgccattctcctgcctcagcctcctgagtagctgggactagaggcgccgccaccacgcccggctagttttttgtatttttttagtagagatggggtttctccgtgttagtcaggatggtctcgatctcctgacctcgtgatccacctccctcggcctcccaaagtgctaggattacaggcgggagccaccacccCCGGGCTAATGCACACCTTTATAATCCCAGCGCTATGTGGGGCCAGGCAGGGGATCTTCTTGaacccaagaccagcctgagcaataaagtGAGAttcctgtctctaccagaaaaattGGTTAAAATTAGGCaagagtggtggtgtgcacctcagGGCCCAGCTCCTTGggatttggaggctgaggtgggaggttcactttgagctcaggggttcgaggttgcagtgagctgtgattgccacactccaggctgggcaacagagtgagaccctgtttcaaaaaaatacataatgcaaatatttggaaatgcaGGTACATCTGGCCCCAAGTATGTCAACCTATAGTAAGCCCTTTGATATTTAACACATTACTTGTGAAATGTTTATTAGAAAGTCAGCAAGGGGCCTgacagagtggctcacgcctgtgattccagcactttaggaggctgaggtaggcagatcgcctgaggtcaggagttcgagaccagcctggccaacctggtgaaaccccatctttactaaaaataaaaatttagcctggcatggtgccgtgcacctgtaatcccagctacgtgggaggctcaggcaggagaatcacttgaacccgggaggcggaggttgtaagccaagatcacgccactgcagtccagcctgggtgacaaagcaagactctgtctcaaaataaaaaaaagggggAGCAGCATGGTACTCTGCTTCTACAAACCTGTGGATGCCTGGTTTCATTAGAAGCTGCTTCAGACCATTGTGGGCATGATTCGATGTCCCATTTCTGGGCTACTAAAAGGCCCTACACCTTCCCTGGCCACTCAGAAAACTAGTGTGGGGAGAGCCTCGCTGACCTTATTGGACGTCCCCCTACCCAGCCCCAGGCCAACACCTTTCTCCTCCCACAGACCCTCCGTCTCCGAGGAGGATCTCAAGGTTCTGTTCTCCAGCAATGGGGGCGTCGTCAAAGGATTCAAGTTCTTCCAGTGAGTATCTGAGGCGGACGGTGCCTGGCTCTCCCCGGGCTGCCCTGTGGCCGGCCCTGACCCCATGTCTTGCAGGAAGGACCGCAAGATGGCACTGATCCAGATGGGCTCTGTGGAGGAGGCGGTCCAGGCCCTCATTGACCTGCACAACCATGACCTCGGGGAGAACCACCACCTGCGGGTCTCCTTCTCCAAGTCCACCATCTAGGGGCACAGGCCCCCTTGGCCGGGCCCGCTGGCGACAACTTCCATCATTCCAGAAAAAAGCCACTTTAAAAAGCAGCTGAAGTGACCTTAACAGaccagagattttatttttttaaagagaaatcagtttacctgtttttaaaaaaattaaatctagttCACCTTGCTAACCCTGCGGTGACGGGGACAGCTCAGGCTCTTGGTGACTGTGGCAGCGGGAGTTCCCAGCCCTCCACACCCGGGGCCAGACCCTCGGGGCCGTGCCTTGGTGGGGCCTGCAGGTGGGTGCCCCGACCACAACTCGGCTTCCTTGTGCCTTAAAAACCCTGCCTTCCTGCAGCCACACACCCCCCGGGGTGTCCTGGGGACCCAAGGGGCGGGGGTCACACCGGAGAAAGGCAGGGGGCCTGGCTGGCTCCTGCAGGATCATGTACCTGGGGCTCCCCGGCGAGGCTGCgactccccaaccccagccctcTAATCAAGTCATGTGATTCCCCCGCCTTGCCCCCAGGGCCTTCCCTGCTGCCCCCGGGCGGGCTCCCCACTGCTCCAGCTGCGGAGCTGGTCGTCATAATCTCTGTATTATATACTTTGCAGTTGCAGACGTCTGTGCCTAGCAATATTTCCAGTTGACCAAAtattctaatctttttttcatttatatgcaAAAGAAATAGTTTTAAGTAACTTTTTATAGCAAGATGATACAATGGTATGAGTGTAATCTAAACTTCCTTGTGGTATTACCTTGTATgctgttacttttattttattccttgtaATTAAGTCACAGGCAGGACCCAGTTTCCAGAGAGCAGGCGGGGCCGCCCAGCGGGTCAGGCACAGGGAGCCCCGGTCCCATCTTAGACCCCTGAGCTTCAGGGAGGGGCGGGCGCGTCGCCGCCTCTGGCATCGCCTCCGGTTGCCTTACACCACACCTTCACCTGCAGTCGCCTAGGAAACTTGCTTTCAAACTTCTTCAGggttttttccttcaaatttttgGACCAAAGTCtcatttctgtgttttccttGCCTCTGATGCTGGGACCCGGCAGGCGGCCGCTCCTGTCCTCACTGTGCTGTCTCCCGCCCCCGCGTCCTGTCCCGGGGGCTCTCCTAGGATCCCCTTTCCATGAAGAGTGTAACAAGggtgtaaatatttataattttttatacctGTTGTGAGACCCGAGGGCGGCGGCGCGGTTTTTTATGGTGACACAGATGTATATTTTGCTAACAGCAATTCCAGGCTCAGTATTGACCGCGGAGCCACAGGGACCCCACGCACATTCCGTTGCCTTCCCGATGGCTTGTGACGCGGAGAACCGATTAAAACCGTTTGATAAACTCCTCCCTTGTCTAGGCCTGTGTTCGCTGTGGACGCTGTAGAGGCAGGTTGGCCAGTCTGTACCTGGACTTCGAATAAATCTTGTGTATCCTCGCTGCGTCCGCCTTCGGTGCTGTTTCCTCGCTCTGTGCTTTGGGCGGTCCCGGCTCCTACCCGGGCTTCCGCGGGAGCGCCAGGTGGGGCCGCGGGCGGGGTGGGCCCGGCGCTGAGGGAGGGTCCCCGCGTGGGGCGTGCGGGCCGGAGCGAATGACCAAGAGCCTGAGCCGGGTTTCCGCCGCTTTATTGAGCACCCCGcgcccccggcccgcccccgcccgcccccggccccgccgCGCTAGTCGGGGAAGCGGCGCGCCTGCATCTTGCGGAAGTAGCTCTCGGCCTCGGCCTCCGCCTCGCGCTCCGCCAGCCCCAGGCCGCCCGCGTGGCGCCGCAGCGTGGACTCCCGGCTGCCCGGGCCCAGCGCGCCGTCGGCCGCGCCCAGCGGGGGCAGCCCCTCGCCCGTGGCCAGGTTGACGGTGGCCACGGCCCCGAACCGCGGCTCCTCCTGGTCCACGTCGCTGACCGACGAGCCGGGGGACACGCCCGGGGGCTTGGCCCCGCCGCGGAAGCCGCGCGCCAGGTCCCCCAGCTCGTAGCCGCCGTCGGCCTCCGCCTTGGCCCCGCCGCCCGCCGCCTTCCACTCCCAGGGCGCGCCGCCGGCCGACAGGTGCACCACCGGGTGGTGCGGCGCGTGCGCGTCGATGGTCACGATGCTGGCGGAGTCGCGGTCCGACGGCGACCGGTACTGCGAGGAGTCGGAGCTGGCGCTGGACGACGACGCCGTCTCGGCCGCTTTGGGGACCGGCGCGCCCGGGGCCTTGGACATGGCGATGACCTGCAGCAGCCGCGGAGGGTTGGCCACGGCCGCCCCGCTCTTCTCGGCCATCATGAGCCACTTGGCGCGCACCCCGGCGCCGCTTTTGGGGGACAGGCCGGCCCCCGCCTGCGCGCCCTCCTCGGGGATGTGCaccagcggcggcggcggccccgCGCGCGGCGGGAGGATGACCCGAGGCCCCAGCCCCGGCCGCGCCTGCACGGTGGGGTAGAGCGAGGGCGGGGCCGGGCCCTCCTCctcgtcctcttcctcctcctcctcctcttcctcctcctcctcctcttcctcctcctccgccATGGGCTCGGCTGGCGCGCGCAGGTGCCCGGGGCTGGCGTCGTCGGGCAGCCCCAGGCCGCGGCCCTCCAGGCTCTTCTGCTTCCACTCGCTGATGAGCTGCTTGGAGCGCGAGGCGTCCAGTGGCACGTGGATGGTCATGTGGCGGCGCGCGGGGTCGTCCAGCGACGGCGCGCTGGCCCTGGGCAGCGTGTGGCTGAAGGTCACCATGTTCTCCTTGGCCATGGGGCTGCGCGGGGCCAGCAGGTCCACGTCCACGCTGGCGCGCTTCAGGCTGCCCAGTGAGGTCTTCTCGCGGGCCATGGG includes:
- the PLPPR3 gene encoding phospholipid phosphatase-related protein type 3 isoform X2, with the translated sequence MISKEKNRIPKDSMTLLPCFYFVELPIVASSIVSLYFLELTDLFKPANVGFQCYDRTLSMPYVETNEELIPLLMLLSLAFAAPAASIMVAEGMLYCLQSRLWGRAGGPAGAEGSINAGGCNFNSFLRRTVRFVGVHVFGLCATALVTDVIQLATGYHTPFFLTVCKPNYTLLGTSCEVNPYITQDICSGHDTHAILSARKTFPSQHATLSAFAAVYVSMYFNSVISDTTKLLKPILVFAFAIAAGVCGLTQITQYRSHPVDVYAGFLIGAGIAAYLACHAVGNFQAPPTEKPAAPAPAKDALRALTQRGHDSVYQQNKSVSTDELGPPGRLEGAPRPMAREKTSLGSLKRASVDVDLLAPRSPMAKENMVTFSHTLPRASAPSLDDPARRHMTIHVPLDASRSKQLISEWKQKSLEGRGLGLPDDASPGHLRAPAEPMAEEEEEEEEEEEEEEEEEDEEEGPAPPSLYPTVQARPGLGPRVILPPRAGPPPPLVHIPEEGAQAGAGLSPKSGAGVRAKWLMMAEKSGAAVANPPRLLQVIAMSKAPGAPVPKAAETASSSSASSDSSQYRSPSDRDSASIVTIDAHAPHHPVVHLSAGGAPWEWKAAGGGAKAEADGGYELGDLARGFRGGAKPPGVSPGSSVSDVDQEEPRFGAVATVNLATGEGLPPLGAADGALGPGSRESTLRRHAGGLGLAEREAEAEAESYFRKMQARRFPD
- the PLPPR3 gene encoding phospholipid phosphatase-related protein type 3 isoform X1, producing MISKEKNRIPKDSMTLLPCFYFVELPIVASSIVSLYFLELTDLFKPANVGFQCYDRTLSMPYVETNEELIPLLMLLSLAFAAPAASIMVAEGMLYCLQSRLWGRAGGPAGAEGSINAGGCNFNSFLRRTVRFVGVHVFGLCATALVTDVIQLATGYHTPFFLTVCKPNYTLLGTSCEVNPYITQDICSGHDTHAILSARKTFPSQHATLSAFAAVYVSVSPAPLCPAQGLLLARGEPSLTPQPPCPQMYFNSVISDTTKLLKPILVFAFAIAAGVCGLTQITQYRSHPVDVYAGFLIGAGIAAYLACHAVGNFQAPPTEKPAAPAPAKDALRALTQRGHDSVYQQNKSVSTDELGPPGRLEGAPRPMAREKTSLGSLKRASVDVDLLAPRSPMAKENMVTFSHTLPRASAPSLDDPARRHMTIHVPLDASRSKQLISEWKQKSLEGRGLGLPDDASPGHLRAPAEPMAEEEEEEEEEEEEEEEEEDEEEGPAPPSLYPTVQARPGLGPRVILPPRAGPPPPLVHIPEEGAQAGAGLSPKSGAGVRAKWLMMAEKSGAAVANPPRLLQVIAMSKAPGAPVPKAAETASSSSASSDSSQYRSPSDRDSASIVTIDAHAPHHPVVHLSAGGAPWEWKAAGGGAKAEADGGYELGDLARGFRGGAKPPGVSPGSSVSDVDQEEPRFGAVATVNLATGEGLPPLGAADGALGPGSRESTLRRHAGGLGLAEREAEAEAESYFRKMQARRFPD